Part of the Temnothorax longispinosus isolate EJ_2023e chromosome 5, Tlon_JGU_v1, whole genome shotgun sequence genome is shown below.
GGAACACGAACAGCCGAGACCGGGCGCTACCGCGCGAGGCGTCCGTGACGTCCCGCTCACCCCGATATTATACTTGGCCCGCCGCGCTGCTTTTCCGGTCCTCCGGCACCTCTCCTCGTtctcgtcctcctcctcctcctcctcctgctCCCCCGCCTCCTCCTCCGCCTCTCCTCGTCCGCCGCCTCCGCCTCCTCAGCCGGTTCCTGGTTCCTGCGCCCGCGTGACGCGCGAACGATAGCCCGGCGCGATTTCTCCGCGTTCACCAGGCAGCGGAGCCAGGGCAGCCCGCGCTTCAGCTTCAACGGCTCAGCTGAACGGCGTTACGTCGGCGGCTGACGGCGACAGCAGGCCTCCTTCTGTCTGCCAAGATGGCGGCCGCGCTCAGTGCCGACACTGCCGACCGTGCCGAGACCGCCGCGGCGGCGCGAGCATTTCCCCCACCGAGCCGCGCCGGCCGCGGCCGACCAATCGCGTGAGCCCGCCGCGCCGACCGCCGACGCTCGCCGCCGCACGCTGTGACGTCATCGCCGCCCGCCGCCCGCCGCCCGCCGGCCGCGGCGCAGCCGAGATTTGAAAATCGAATCGCGAGTCGCAACGACGCGAGGTCGTGCGGATTGACGAAGATGCTCGAATGACACAGATATTTCGCTCGTCGCCCAGAGGCAGATTTTACTCGTGGAGTCAGAGTTTTAAGCGACTTACGAACGATATCGGTAGCGCAATTTCCCAAGCCGTCCCCGTCCATCGATTGAAAGTATACGTTGTGAAGTTGGCGCTCGTCGCGGGCACGGCTGCCAACGAGCGCGAGTGACAGTTCTCTAAAAGTTCGCGAATGAAACATGGAAATTATTTCAAGccctacaatttttttctcatatcGTTCGTAATTCGTAATTCGTAATTCTTCTCTAAGCACGAAATAGGTGTGATATGATTCTGCGGGAAGTCTAGGAACGAGGAAAAAGGAGAAACTTTGAGACACACGATATATTCGCATATTCGTGGAAATCCATGCGTTTCGGCCACTAATTTTGTAGCAAAGAGGGCGTTAGTTCACGGATAATTTGGGATAATTCTTCAAGTTACGCTTCTGTCAGGCCGAAATTTACGTTCAgattttatcacaaaaattgtattagtTAAATAGATAATGATCTTTTTGGGATCGCAAAGGATAGACCGCGACGtttcaaatatcaattattttcgtattaATTTCGTAGCGATAGAAAGAAAACAATCGTGATTTGactaaaaatttctttttaattataaaaatgacgGCTTTTAACGAGATATCGCATTACTTTAATATCTCAATATAATAACTGTTtgatataaacataatttggTTACCTTTGTGGCTTGCAACTTCTTTCAGAAAGAGGGTTACATTTtcgcataaaatatacatgtcTAATGTTTCTTTTCGTGTCGCAACTTTGATCCATTTTTTCAGTCCTCGCATTGGCGATAACGAACGATAATTGAACGATCGAACAGCTCGATCGTCACGACCAGCGCGATGTATATGTTTTCTTACACGCGTCGCGAGAAAATAATTCGTCGAAAGAATAACGAAGCAAGGCAGAGGATTTCGATTTCCGTGCACAAAAGCGAATCGCCGATTCCGCAAAGTCGTCTATCTATTCGAGAAGCAATATAGCGAAGCAAAGGGCGAATCTGTCGTGGCAACTTCAATCggcaataataattacgtcATTTCCTTCACTCGCGTTTCCTGCATGTTTAACGCGCAAAACACAAACTCATCCGAAGCCCTtcgtttgatataaaaattttaatatagccCTCATCTTGATAAAAAAGATTGGCACCCataatctaaataattaaatgcatgAAACGtcataaatgattaaatttttcttctttgcaCTACACTGATCACGAATAAACCTTTGCCCTTATCAGATCCATTGAATACGggaataattatgaaaagtGCTACGTGACCGATGGTCGGTGATTAAGTCCACGACGTTACAGCGAGATATATGCGCAAAAATACAAATTCGAGCgtggataaaattattaattttctattgttgtggaaaagaaaaatatatatttagcttAGGGCGACGAATTTTAGctagaaatatatgttttgctTTATGCGATTCTGCCGGTTGAATTAAATCACCGGTTAAGTGTTAATCGGAGCGCGgaaatttaatcgaaatcAATTGTCTTTGTCGTGCGTCATCGTTGCATCGTTgcgatatattacatttaagattatattaaatacgatcTCGAGATATTATATAACGTCATTTCATTAGTGGAGTTAAGACCAGTCttttttaagacgtctttaaatttttaccaaaagatGTCTTGAAGACGTACGTCTTTTTGGTAAAGGCATCTTTACCAAAAGCTTAAAGACGTCCTTCTAACAATTTTATGAGACGTCTGAAAAGTTTTAGAAGTCACTACGTCACTCGATCATGTCCTTTGAGAACGATCCTAAATAtcgaatcaattaattaagcCATATGAATACCAGAAAAGAACCAGATTGGGATTATTTTTCAAGCcaaattcttattaaattaatcggtTAGGTTAATTTCTCACGTAATACCTTCCCTATTTTCGTTGGCGTATGAATAAGTTACCATCCGCGGCCGCGGATTCTTCGTAACTTGATCTATATTGGAACACTTGGACCCTGGAACGTGACTGGAGCGCCAATCGAGTCGCCGCGCTCCGCAGTCCGCGCGGCTCGCAGCGCGGAGCGCGGTTCAGTCCGGTTCAGTGCGGCGAAGTTGGCCGATAAGTGTGCGCGCGTCCTCGGCGAGCCTGTCCACTGTCCAGAACGTTCCGACCCGACGGGAGCGCGTGAAATCGTCCGCGCGTGAAGTTCACGTCTCGCGTCGTATCCTGCGGCTTATCAAGATTCTGCGGCACACGCTCGGCGCGATCAGGAGGATGACGACGGCGGTCGACAAGGAGGAGGCGCGGAAGCGCCTGACGCCGCTGCAGTGGCATGTGACGCAGGAGAAGGGCACCGAGAGGTGAGGGCTACATCAGGGAGACGGCGCGATACCGACCCCGGCACGGGTGTTCCTCGAGAACGCTCCCCACGTGCTCGCTCGcggcgacgaggacgacgtcgacgacgacgtggGGTCGAACGGTTTGTTTTGGCCACCGGGACGATGATCTGGAGCGAgatcgccgccgcgccgggtcTCTGGTTCAGTTTGCCTCGTTCCGAGGAACGTGTGTTCCTCGAGGAAATTTCTCGCAAAGCGGAGCACCACTTCCATTTACTAACCGCAAACtgtcccctcccccctcccgtTATCGCGCTCGGTCTTGCCCCTTGCCCCGCGGCGACCAGCTGATTCTGTAACAAGCGATCAAAGCGCAACGTGGAGATTGCGCAACGGCGATAACGCGACGGGCACGGTCGAATTGTGCTAATTATATTGATGACACGAGCGGATGTTATTCCTCGTCTGCTCTATATTTACGCAATCCGCCGGAGGGTTCTCGGTTCTTGTCACTTTTGGCATTCGGAGATTGGTATTGTGCTCCGCATAAATCCCAAGCGAATATGTTTACCGAAATacataagaataatatatgtaccGATACGTGTATCTTTATCCGATATGATTTCACGCTTTCATGCGTGTGAAATGTAACAGTGTAATATTAACGATTAATGCCTTATCTCTCATGTTGCGCATTTTCGCAACGTAAGATCGCAACGTGACACAGTTTACCGCGGCCGTAATGAATTAAAGATGAGAGCGCAAAGTCCCGTTTCACGCGCGTTTAATCTTAGGACGAGGAACACTcgaaataactttttcaagaGCGCCTGGCTTTGTGCGTTGCCCGCGCGCGAGCTGGCCTCACGGCCAgcaagtttaaaaataagctATATGTGTGTCACGGTTCGTGTCTTCCCTCTTTCCACCTTTCCACCCCTAGCGTCCGCCCCGGTTCACCCTCCTCCTCTGACTCATTCGTACGCTTTATTTGACCGCAGGCCGTTTACCGGTTGCTACAACAAGTTCTACGAGAAGGGAACGTACACCTGCATCGTCTGCGATCAGGAATTGTTCTCCTCGGACACCAAGTACGACAGCGGTTGCGGCTGGCCTGCGTTCAACGAGGTTTTGGATCAGGGACGCATCAAACTGACCAAAGACACCTCTAGTGGTAAGCGATCGCCACCTCGTTAGCGTATCTCTCGTAATTCTGCTCGcgttcttacaattagttagaAGCCGCACTCTTCTGGTTCACGCCTCATGTTCATCTTAACGTTAAACGTCGCACAATAGTGCGCGGGTACATTAAAACCACTTAGAACAGATTTTAGATATAACTGCTGTATTATATCGTTTAGCACTTTGAGTATGAAATTACTCATAATTGCTCGATAAacgtaacatttattattgtctCAAATAATGCCTTCTTTTTAGTTGCAAACCCTTAAAGCgcataaatattactttttacaaGCATATCTCTTCAATGCTAATAAAATTCCTTTGCTTTTACACATTGTCGTTATGATTACGCCAAttgagataatatttatagtcACCGTATCTTGTGAGTGAGTCTCCATTTCCAGCGTTGCACCCGCTCACTATTTACAAGATCACAATCGCAACATGTATCATAATTATACACTTACATAATATTACTGAACCTATCCTGGTCACATTTCACTCTTCTATATACCTGTCCGAAGTAGAAATCTATTTATGTTTAGTTTCTCATAAGattgaatttttcattaaattattcgtAGCAAAGATcatgattatatttacattttcactCGCTCCTTGGGCTTGTTTCACATATTTACGAATGTAGAAACTTCCTACGTAGatacttatttaaaagagaattttttttgtaagaaaaacAGATTCTATATGTACAGCATTCGTctatcttctttcttttcactgtaaatataatgttatgtACATTAGACGAAACTTCCTGTTCTCCTCAGTTCCTGCATGCACTTGCTTAGAGTGTGATTGTGTTAGACTTAcatcaatttttgtattaaactAATATGCTCTAGCCGTACATTATGAAACATTGGTGATATGACCAAAGGATAGACAAAGATATCTGCTGCATCGTTTGGTACTTTATGATTTATGAGTATAAAGTTATTGATAATTGCTCGCGATAAACGTAACGTTCATTTTTAGCTATTAAGAGCAATCGAATAATGCCTTCTTTTTAGTTGCAAACCCTTAACGCATATAGATATCACTTTTTACAAGCATATCTTTTcgatgcaaataaaattcctTTGCTTTTACATTGTCGTTATAATTACGCCACAAttgagataatatttaatcactTGCAAGTGTGTTTCAATACTCACAGCTAAAAGTGTAAATTACTtaacaatatttctatataataacgtaaataaaatgataaaaataaaaatgcgatatgcatttgaaaaaatattatagttacAAATGCAATGTATAAAGTATGTGATTGCGTAACTTTCAATATTGCCAAGTAAGCGTACAATTGAATTGGAAgcatataattaatgatgACTAATGGGCAAAAATcagatgtaaaaatgtatatatattgaacaaAATCGTTTCACATGTGTACGCATTTCTCTATCTTTATTCTTTTAGTATCATATGGATGTTAGCTGTTTCCTCACGATCTGATCAATCTTTAGTTTTTCTCTTCCAAGATCTTTTAGATCGCTTCTGTTACCTcttgaaaattgtatattcGTGAGAAAAGGGTGTCGGTCTGCGTCTAATCACACTCTATTGTTCTTTCTCCTTTCGCCTTCCTTGATCAATCCCTGGCTCTACTACCACCACTGAACCACTCTTCACTCTcatcactgaaaaaaaaaacaacaccATTGAAAATCGCACGGCGCGTCGAATTAAATGACGCCAACTAGTCGGTGGCAATCTACTACTGCTGATCGCAAACCCAGATATGGTGCGGACCGAAGTGACCTGTTCGAAGTGCGACGCGCACCTGGGGCACGTATTCAACGACGGGCCGAAGCCTAAGAGGAAGCGCTTCTGCATCAATTCTGCCTCCATAAGCTTCCATGCGGCGGGGGAGGAGAAGAAGTCTACGTAAAACCAGCTCGCGCGCGCTTATTACATTCTAAATacctaatatttatataacgagACTCACGAAGGAGGAATTACTTTGGCCAAAATTACTAGGCACCCTATTAAAATAAccctattatttatttttgaaagaaataaaaaataaacgtatacACACGTTCATAATAATGAACACTCTAGTAAACAACTTTTAAACAATAGAAGCCTTTGTCGGTATTAGATTCAGTACAGCATAATGATTACAAGGGTGCCTAATAATTTTGACCAAAACTATATCTCgtgctataaatattaaaatacctCTGATTTCTTTATACGTTATAAAGAGagataaagtaataattatcgtCAAGATATCAAATAGGCTGTAAAGTGAGTTCGTTATTATTATAGGGAATATTTAATGTGTTTTATCACTTCTGACGATGTGCTATCAACAAacgtttttacattatttactaCATTCGATTGGATGATAATGCTAATTGTATGtgattttcataatatattcACGAATGCTCCTTTCTACCTTAAAGCTTCTACGCAAGTTAAAGAAATCTATTGTTGATGTGAATACAAAGCGTTTCCGACCGACTTTTCACTTGCGACGAGAAGCCAACTCCATGCTATCAGTTCTCTTGAATCTTATTGTGTACTATTTTCGATATTACAAATGTACAGGTACATATCCGTATCAACGGACAAAGGTGTAACACCCACATAGGATGTACGTATGCCACATGATGTGAGAAAGCGCGATACTCGACAGATGATAGAAATGTCTAACtaagagatattattttttcaacaaaCGCCATAATGTGTAAATACCACCTATTctaacttaaattatattaaatgagGAATAAAATGTGCAGTGGTAGTCATCATTTCTCATTCCTCTTAATGTTAAGCAGGGAAGGATATTTTGTATGAAAAGAGAGAACCAtgtttgttataaaatgtttccTTATATTGTAACGTTTCAAAACAAACTGAAAGGtgttataatacaatatatacgcAAAATTCTAggcattatttttacaattcattactccttttctgtttttttgcATTCCCTCGCCTTGAAATTTTCATcgtcataaaaatttcacatattCTTCCTGAGAGACCAGATTTCTGTCGAATGGTTTCCGATAGCgataaatgctttttttttcttacaaaagTTAAAGTCGAATGAACCCTCCTCCATCGAGGAAGGATCAAAATcgaagattttctttttttcaatctcTGCAGTAAAATAGCGACTTTGTTACTATAGGCCTACTTCTGTCTTTCACTCGGAGATCACAAAGCATTTTCAAAAACATCGTAAAATGCTACAGCAAAAAACATGCATACACACATTTAACATGATTCGCGATGTTAGGAATCTATTTTCAAGAACCTAAAATGACGATAAAATACACGTAGCGCACGTAGCGgataattaaatgcaattgGAACGATCATCAAGTTATGGATGCACAAATGGATGCAAAGTTGCCCGCATTTTCTCGTTACGTTAAAAAATTCGCCTGcccgtattttttttccagagctcttgtacatttttctataCGTTTTGCGATTCGTTTgtcaatgtaaaaaataatgagtACTTTCGTGGTGCatcacttattattattattacgataaGGCATGTCTCATGacaatttttgtacttttgttCACACGATAAAAGGTTCATCCGGTACCATTATCAGTGAACGCGTCTACGTGCTAAGATGCGCTTCAATCGGGTTGTGCGTCGATCgggtaataattttttttatgcaggCAGTTTTGCATCTCGCGCGACCCGATTCGCAAGTGAAAAATAGCTGCTTATTTAGTTGCTAATAATAGCTGTGCTACTGTTAAAATAACTGCCGcgaaaaaaacagaaagacAAAGCTCTATCGCTCCGAGATATTTGTGAAAATGCAGGACCCCGCGTCTTTAGTGTTTCTGATCGTCACCTTTAACCCTGGATCGCAcctatctttttctttacacACTCATACTTTTCTTCTCGTTAATACTAAGACGTGCGCACGTTACTTTGTCTCTTAACTTGTCACAGTTCGACCGATTTTAGAGACGGATGCCGAAGCGGAGATTAATGCCGAGCGTTTGCAATATATGTTCACGAAATACTTCAACAAGCACGAATTCAATTTGTATACTCTATTTCTATTACGTAGTCCCTGATTCTTTTAAAGTTACACTGCATTAAGTTCCTTCAGTATACCAGCCTTAAATTCGGTCGTAAGCGTTGATACAAACTGAGCTGCTTCTTCTCCCTATCTCGGTCAAgtacattataaaaatctaatcaGGCTTCTTTCAAAAGATGATACtacaaaaaaaaggagaagaaaacaataaaaactcGTCGAATATTGAATATGCCTTATTATACGATTGCTcgttatcaaataatatacgggtttccttcttttcttcttcttgtttCGTACGCAATATAAGTGTATCGTTAATTTCTCGATTTATAactatcatatttatattctcaCAAGGTTtgagttaatattaatttatatatgagtcctatacatatatgtataacgaaAAATCTCATCGACCGAGCTACTCATCCACCGCGCGAAGACCGGAAGTCTGGGAGTACGTGCCACTCTCGAAAGAAGGGAAAAAGAATAACGTCGAAATCCGGAATATTATTGATTTGGATTATTTATCCGAAATAGAACGCGAATATTTATCTAGATGTTTCTTTTCTCAGTCTCGACGTATCTCTTTTTTCCGCCATTCACGAATAGCTTTCTCTCATACAATTCTGACATTCTGAATTCTTACATTTGAGATAGAAAGGACAAGCTGATACAAGCCAATTCGCAGGTCTTGGAACacacaaaacaaatttttcatcattatattttataagagatatctataatagattatattataatagatatcattatatagattagatttatttctatcataTAATGATctaatataatctatattagaccgatataaataaacaagaattGAAAATACAAATCCCAAAATACATGATTAACTAAATATTCGTGGCGCCTCTTATAGTTTAGAGGTTGAAAATccaatttatgtacaattgtTGCCTTATTTTATGATCAAAGACCTAAGTCAAACTGTTTCACGATCTGTCCTACACCCACCCTATAGCCCTGACCTGGTTCCATGTGATTTCTTTGCCTTTCCCAAAGTGAAAAATCTGTTAAAGGGTCACGACCAGATACAAAAGACCGCGACACACGCGCTGAACACATTTACAGGATTTCCGGCACTGCTTCTAGGAATGGCAGAACCGCTGGGAACGGTGTATCCGTTCCCAAGGAGCCTACTTTGAGGGAGATCTGAAGTAACTGTCGATCAGGTATGTAAATGGactataataaattcattctCATTACTCTTGGGTCACACCTATATATTCCGCACACCCCCCAACAGAacgtcaaaaaatttaaatattctgctAATTAACTTGCGTTAGCTCGTTCCTTTTACCTCTCATTTTAATCATAGAAACactcttttcacttttttcaaaCATTCTTAGTTTCGCGCAGTGGATATCCTGGTCGAATAATGGATACGACGTacgaaaatgaaaagaataaaaaagaagacgaTACGAAAATCTACAAGTCATGATATCGCCTAAATTAACTAAATACTTCCGATATATTCATTTCTCGATGACACGATGACACTTGGATGacgtataatacaatattaggAAAGACGTATCTCGAATAATGTTCGATGCAAATACAACCATACAT
Proteins encoded:
- the Selr gene encoding methionine-R-sulfoxide reductase B1 isoform X1, whose amino-acid sequence is MTTAVDKEEARKRLTPLQWHVTQEKGTERPFTGCYNKFYEKGTYTCIVCDQELFSSDTKYDSGCGWPAFNEVLDQGRIKLTKDTSSDMVRTEVTCSKCDAHLGHVFNDGPKPKRKRFCINSASISFHAAGEEKKST
- the Selr gene encoding methionine-R-sulfoxide reductase B1 isoform X2, with the protein product MTTAVDKEEARKRLTPLQWHVTQEKGTERPFTGCYNKFYEKGTYTCIVCDQELFSSDTKYDSGCGWPAFNEVLDQGRIKLTKDTSSVGGNLLLLIANPDMVRTEVTCSKCDAHLGHVFNDGPKPKRKRFCINSASISFHAAGEEKKST